One window of the Chryseobacterium camelliae genome contains the following:
- a CDS encoding RidA family protein — protein sequence MKQVINTVNAPAAIGPYSQANMANGVLYISGQIPVDPSTGKLVEGIEKETHQVMKNLEAILTEAGMTFKNVVKATIFLKSMDDFAVMNDIYASYLDADSYPARETVQVSCLPKNVDIEISMIAHQD from the coding sequence ATGAAACAAGTAATCAATACAGTGAATGCGCCTGCAGCGATCGGGCCTTATTCCCAGGCGAACATGGCCAACGGTGTTTTATATATTTCAGGGCAGATCCCTGTAGATCCGTCTACGGGTAAACTGGTGGAAGGAATCGAAAAAGAGACTCATCAGGTGATGAAAAACCTGGAAGCCATCCTTACAGAAGCCGGAATGACTTTTAAAAATGTGGTGAAAGCTACTATTTTCCTTAAAAGTATGGATGATTTCGCTGTAATGAATGATATCTACGCTTCTTACCTGGATGCAGACAGCTATCCGGCAAGGGAAACCGTACAGGTTTCATGCCTTCCTAAAAATGTGGATATTGAAATCTCTATGATTGCCCATCAGGATTAA
- a CDS encoding trypsin-like peptidase domain-containing protein, with translation MKSTLKKLLPFAVVGVLSGATTVGALQFLDHHSNTEDQSYFTKSANTSFAGMNTAAVGDDFVKAAKTTVPAVVTIKNYQSRSTSRASEQDLFDFFFGDPFGGNGRGQQRQRQQQQVPDNMPSGMGSGVIISPDGYIISNNHVVAGANKLEVVLSNKKSYIATLVGTDPNTDISLLKIEEKGLPYLNFANSDNIEVGQWVLAVGNPLGLNSTVTAGIISAKGRGIGILGSQGKAANPIESFIQTDAAINPGNSGGALVNTNGDLIGINSAIQSTTGYYQGYGFAVPSNLARKIIEDIKKFGIVQRGFLGVTSLDLSDEMQVAAYNKQKKANIKAGSGVYVTGFGESSGAEDAGLKTGDIITKVDNYPITDFSDLSVSIGSKRPGDKVMVTYMRNGKEYTTTVTLKDQKGGTSTRTKADLSVTEKIGAEFDILSDRFKTDYGLNSGVIAKNVMEGGEMAKIGIVDNYIIVEINGKPVNSQKDVEKILDRYQGNVQVKFVDEYGRIYTKGFRMP, from the coding sequence ATGAAGAGTACTTTGAAAAAACTATTACCATTTGCTGTAGTAGGAGTTTTATCAGGAGCCACTACAGTGGGAGCATTACAATTTCTGGATCACCATTCCAATACGGAGGACCAGTCCTATTTTACCAAGTCTGCGAATACATCATTTGCTGGCATGAATACCGCAGCGGTAGGCGATGATTTCGTAAAAGCGGCCAAGACAACCGTTCCGGCTGTGGTAACGATTAAAAATTACCAGAGCAGGTCTACAAGCAGGGCATCCGAACAGGATCTTTTTGATTTCTTCTTCGGGGATCCTTTCGGTGGAAACGGAAGAGGGCAGCAGAGGCAGCGACAGCAACAACAGGTACCGGACAATATGCCATCGGGGATGGGATCGGGAGTTATCATCTCTCCGGATGGATATATCATTTCCAATAACCACGTTGTAGCCGGAGCCAATAAACTGGAAGTTGTATTAAGCAATAAAAAATCATATATCGCCACTTTGGTGGGCACAGACCCTAATACGGACATTTCCCTTCTTAAAATCGAAGAAAAGGGACTTCCTTACCTGAACTTTGCCAATTCTGACAATATTGAGGTTGGCCAGTGGGTACTTGCCGTAGGAAACCCGCTCGGACTGAATTCAACGGTTACTGCCGGAATCATTTCCGCCAAAGGAAGAGGAATTGGAATTTTGGGCTCACAGGGCAAAGCAGCCAACCCTATTGAAAGTTTCATCCAGACAGATGCTGCCATTAATCCGGGTAACTCAGGAGGTGCTTTGGTAAATACCAACGGAGACCTGATCGGGATTAACTCAGCCATCCAGTCGACAACGGGATATTACCAGGGGTACGGATTTGCCGTTCCGTCTAACCTGGCAAGGAAAATTATTGAGGACATCAAGAAATTCGGTATCGTACAGAGAGGATTCCTTGGGGTAACTTCTTTAGACCTTTCCGATGAGATGCAGGTTGCGGCTTATAACAAGCAGAAAAAAGCCAACATTAAAGCAGGTTCCGGAGTATATGTAACCGGTTTCGGAGAAAGCAGCGGGGCTGAAGATGCAGGACTTAAAACAGGGGATATCATTACGAAGGTGGATAACTACCCTATCACGGATTTCTCTGACCTTTCCGTATCCATCGGAAGCAAACGTCCCGGAGACAAAGTGATGGTCACTTATATGAGAAACGGTAAAGAATATACCACTACCGTAACACTGAAAGACCAGAAAGGCGGTACTTCTACAAGAACCAAGGCAGACCTTAGCGTAACCGAAAAAATCGGGGCAGAATTTGACATCCTTAGCGACCGTTTCAAAACAGATTACGGACTGAACAGCGGTGTGATTGCCAAAAACGTTATGGAAGGAGGAGAAATGGCCAAGATCGGGATTGTAGACAATTACATTATTGTAGAAATCAACGGCAAACCGGTCAATTCACAGAAAGACGTTGAAAAAATCCTCGACAGGTACCAGGGGAACGTCCAGGTGAAATTTGTTGATGAATACGGAAGGATCTATACGAAAGGATTCAGGATGCCGTAG
- a CDS encoding rhodanese-related sulfurtransferase translates to MQLYNTLSAEERAQLIDEAGKERLTLSFYAYAKIQDPKKFRDELFIAWNALDALGRIYVAHEGINAQMSVPADQFEAFRTTLEAYDFMKGIRLNVAVEQDNHSFLKLTIKVRNKIVADGLNDETFDVTNKGIHLKAKEFNELLEDPNTIVVDFRNHYESEVGHFEGAITPDVENFRESLPIINDQLQDFKEDKNLLMYCTGGIRCEKASAYFKHQGFKNVYQLEGGIIEYTRQIKEENIPSKFIGKNFVFDHRLGERITDDIIAQCHQCGKPCDNHTNCANDACHLLFIQCDECKAAMENCCSTECLETIHLPWEQQVALRKGLQVGNKVFRKGKSEALKFKHSGDLKTQTLAKATKAETKDIRQKLKVKKTLIGKAEHYYSRSKIAQFLIENSTLSVGDKVLISGPTTGDQEITVTQIFVNGNFSDMAAAGDQITFELPFRVRLSDKLYKITGTENA, encoded by the coding sequence ATGCAACTGTATAACACCTTAAGCGCAGAAGAAAGAGCTCAGCTTATTGATGAAGCCGGTAAGGAACGCCTTACATTGTCTTTCTATGCGTATGCCAAAATTCAAGATCCCAAAAAATTTCGCGACGAATTATTTATAGCCTGGAATGCCCTGGATGCATTGGGCCGTATTTACGTTGCCCATGAAGGAATCAACGCTCAGATGAGCGTTCCTGCAGATCAGTTTGAAGCATTCCGCACTACGCTCGAAGCCTATGATTTCATGAAAGGCATCCGCCTGAATGTGGCAGTTGAGCAGGATAATCACTCGTTCCTGAAACTGACCATAAAAGTCAGGAATAAAATTGTTGCCGACGGGCTGAATGATGAAACCTTTGATGTAACCAACAAAGGGATTCACTTAAAGGCTAAAGAATTCAATGAATTGCTGGAAGACCCCAATACCATTGTGGTAGATTTCAGAAACCATTACGAAAGCGAAGTCGGCCATTTTGAAGGAGCAATTACACCGGATGTGGAAAACTTCAGGGAAAGTCTGCCGATCATCAATGATCAGTTGCAGGATTTTAAAGAAGATAAAAACCTGCTGATGTACTGTACCGGGGGAATCCGTTGCGAAAAAGCCAGCGCCTATTTTAAACATCAGGGTTTTAAAAACGTCTACCAGCTGGAAGGGGGTATCATTGAATACACACGCCAGATCAAAGAAGAAAATATACCCAGCAAATTCATCGGGAAGAACTTTGTATTTGATCACCGTCTGGGGGAAAGGATTACGGATGATATTATTGCACAGTGCCACCAGTGCGGCAAACCGTGTGACAACCATACCAACTGTGCGAATGATGCCTGCCACCTGTTGTTTATCCAGTGTGACGAGTGCAAAGCGGCAATGGAAAACTGCTGTTCCACAGAATGCCTGGAAACGATCCACCTGCCCTGGGAACAACAGGTTGCTTTGAGGAAGGGACTGCAGGTTGGCAATAAAGTCTTCAGGAAAGGGAAATCCGAAGCTTTGAAATTCAAGCATTCCGGAGATCTGAAGACCCAAACCCTGGCAAAAGCGACAAAAGCCGAGACAAAGGACATCCGCCAGAAGTTAAAAGTTAAAAAGACACTGATCGGAAAAGCCGAGCATTACTATTCCAGATCTAAGATTGCCCAGTTTTTAATTGAGAACAGCACACTGTCAGTAGGAGATAAAGTGTTGATTTCAGGTCCGACTACAGGGGATCAGGAGATCACCGTTACACAGATTTTTGTGAACGGAAACTTCAGCGATATGGCTGCAGCAGGGGATCAGATTACCTTTGAGCTTCCGTTCAGAGTCCGCTTATCGGATAAACTATATAAAATCACAGGTACTGAAAACGCATAA
- a CDS encoding 5-formyltetrahydrofolate cyclo-ligase: MLKAELRKKYMQKRQALSMDEAFLLSEAVFRNFIDYFNPVPGQTMHVYIPIGKFREMDTRPLIDYCLSRNVRVFVPKVEGIGMISVEITKDTVFAVNHWGISEPVSDQDAGLSDFDYIITPLLYCDNKGNRVGYGKGFYDGLFSSLSGKSKKIGINYFNPDEPIEDVWEYDIPLDYLVTPTEVVSFFNGGA, from the coding sequence ATGTTAAAAGCTGAACTCAGGAAAAAATACATGCAGAAAAGACAAGCCTTATCCATGGATGAGGCTTTCCTGTTATCCGAAGCTGTGTTCAGGAATTTCATCGATTATTTTAATCCAGTTCCCGGGCAGACCATGCATGTTTATATCCCGATCGGAAAATTCAGGGAAATGGATACCCGGCCATTGATTGATTATTGCCTGAGCCGGAATGTCCGTGTCTTTGTGCCGAAGGTTGAAGGCATCGGGATGATCTCTGTGGAAATAACAAAGGATACGGTATTTGCTGTTAACCACTGGGGTATTTCTGAACCTGTTTCTGATCAGGATGCCGGGCTTTCAGATTTTGATTACATTATTACCCCGTTGCTGTACTGTGATAACAAGGGAAACAGGGTAGGATATGGAAAGGGATTCTATGACGGCCTTTTCAGCAGCCTTTCCGGGAAATCAAAAAAAATCGGGATCAATTACTTTAATCCCGATGAGCCGATAGAGGATGTGTGGGAATATGACATCCCTCTGGATTATCTGGTGACGCCTACCGAAGTAGTGTCTTTCTTCAACGGTGGTGCATAA
- a CDS encoding TrmH family RNA methyltransferase, which yields MLIESFQNDKIKNVTRLLTDNRFRKKSGLFTVEGQQENERAIRYAYEPTEYFICESIFNGDIPQAGKIHYVSDKVYEKIAYRGTSEGIIGVYETKELPISSLMPAEQSTVIVVEGIEKPGNLGAILRSCEAFGIDALIITDGKTDFYNPNVIRSSVGCLFGMKVFQAGNAEVLEFLQNNGFNLYTTLMDETAEDICTRDFRKRSAVLFGTEHSGLSDFWIGKGKNTLIPMAGSIDSLNLSNAVAITCYEALRQKKQ from the coding sequence ATGCTCATAGAAAGTTTCCAGAACGACAAGATAAAGAATGTTACCCGATTGCTAACGGACAACAGATTCCGCAAGAAATCCGGGCTTTTCACAGTGGAAGGCCAGCAGGAAAATGAACGTGCGATCCGATACGCTTATGAACCTACAGAATATTTCATTTGTGAATCCATTTTTAATGGGGATATTCCCCAGGCTGGAAAAATCCACTATGTAAGCGACAAAGTCTATGAGAAAATTGCATACCGCGGAACATCGGAAGGCATCATTGGCGTCTATGAGACCAAAGAGTTGCCAATTTCTTCATTGATGCCTGCTGAGCAGTCTACCGTAATCGTTGTTGAAGGTATTGAAAAACCGGGCAACCTGGGCGCTATCCTGAGAAGCTGCGAAGCATTCGGGATTGATGCATTGATTATCACCGATGGGAAAACGGATTTTTACAATCCTAATGTCATCCGCTCCAGCGTGGGATGTTTGTTCGGGATGAAGGTTTTTCAGGCCGGAAATGCTGAAGTCCTGGAATTTTTACAGAATAACGGCTTTAATCTATATACCACCCTAATGGATGAAACGGCCGAAGATATCTGCACCCGCGATTTCAGGAAGAGATCTGCGGTCCTCTTCGGTACGGAACATTCCGGGTTAAGCGATTTCTGGATCGGTAAAGGAAAAAACACACTGATCCCGATGGCGGGGAGCATCGATTCGCTGAATCTCAGCAATGCAGTTGCCATTACTTGTTATGAGGCATTAAGGCAAAAGAAGCAATAA
- the rmuC gene encoding DNA recombination protein RmuC, giving the protein MEMTYLIIGCIAGGITGAIVAYFALKSSMVSRNSYDDLNSVYIKSQSDLENSQLKIQELIQNTNREKELIQQQSDLMSDLKNELAKISAEHASLHIQFQEQKQAMIKQVSQIDNLLTEKQAIFARNAELSAINESLQQSLETQKKEIAKIQDEAKLQFENLASKILEEKTEKFTLLNQNNLKTILEPFQEKINDLKNRVNEAYEKENKERFSLAEKVKELAELNQQISEDAKKLTRALKGESKTQGNWGEMILESILEKSGLTKGQEYFLEHELRDEDNKALFSEFSGKKMRPDAVVKYPDERNVIIDSKVSLTAFTELVDETDQEVYIIKLNQHLSSIKNHIQQLSQKAYDDYGKSLDFVMMFIPSEPAYIAAMQADQNLWNYAYDRRILLLNPSNLITSLKLIADLWKREYQNRNSMEIAERGAKLYDKFVGFIENLEKVGKNLDLAKNFYNDAYKQLSTGNDNLVIQTQKLKSLGIKNKKELPQSLIDSAYISGILPEE; this is encoded by the coding sequence ATGGAGATGACCTATTTGATTATCGGATGTATTGCAGGAGGAATTACAGGCGCTATCGTGGCCTATTTTGCGCTGAAATCGTCTATGGTTTCACGAAACTCATATGATGATCTGAACAGCGTATATATCAAAAGCCAGTCTGACCTGGAAAACTCTCAGCTGAAAATACAGGAACTCATTCAGAATACCAACAGGGAAAAAGAACTGATCCAGCAGCAGTCTGACCTGATGAGTGACCTTAAAAATGAACTGGCCAAAATTTCTGCTGAACATGCCTCGCTGCACATCCAGTTTCAGGAACAAAAGCAGGCAATGATAAAGCAGGTTTCCCAGATTGACAACCTGCTGACAGAAAAGCAGGCGATCTTTGCCAGAAATGCTGAGCTTTCCGCCATCAACGAAAGCCTGCAGCAATCCCTGGAAACCCAGAAAAAAGAAATTGCAAAAATACAGGACGAAGCGAAACTTCAGTTTGAAAATCTGGCCAGTAAGATCCTGGAAGAAAAAACGGAAAAATTTACGCTTCTTAACCAAAACAACCTGAAAACCATCCTTGAGCCTTTCCAGGAAAAGATCAACGACCTTAAGAACCGCGTCAATGAAGCGTATGAGAAAGAAAATAAAGAGCGTTTTTCACTGGCAGAAAAAGTAAAGGAACTGGCGGAGCTAAACCAGCAGATTTCCGAAGATGCTAAAAAGCTGACCCGCGCGCTCAAGGGTGAAAGCAAAACTCAGGGAAACTGGGGCGAAATGATCCTGGAGAGCATCCTTGAGAAATCGGGACTGACGAAAGGACAGGAATATTTCCTTGAGCATGAACTTCGGGACGAGGACAACAAAGCCCTGTTCTCGGAATTTTCCGGAAAAAAAATGAGGCCGGACGCCGTGGTAAAATATCCGGATGAAAGAAATGTCATCATCGATTCCAAAGTTTCCCTGACGGCATTTACGGAACTGGTAGATGAGACGGATCAGGAGGTGTATATCATCAAGCTGAACCAGCACCTGTCATCCATCAAGAACCATATTCAGCAGCTGAGCCAGAAAGCCTATGATGACTATGGGAAATCGCTGGACTTCGTGATGATGTTCATCCCGAGTGAACCGGCCTATATTGCTGCGATGCAGGCAGACCAGAACCTGTGGAACTATGCTTATGACAGAAGGATCCTGCTGCTCAATCCAAGCAACCTGATCACTTCCCTGAAGCTGATCGCTGACCTCTGGAAGCGCGAATACCAGAACCGGAATTCTATGGAGATCGCAGAACGCGGTGCCAAGCTGTATGACAAATTTGTCGGGTTTATTGAGAACCTCGAAAAAGTAGGTAAAAACCTGGATCTGGCCAAGAATTTTTACAATGATGCTTACAAACAGCTTTCTACCGGGAACGACAACCTGGTGATCCAGACGCAGAAGCTAAAATCACTGGGCATTAAAAATAAGAAGGAATTACCGCAAAGCCTTATTGACAGTGCTTATATTTCAGGGATACTGCCCGAAGAATAA
- a CDS encoding SGNH/GDSL hydrolase family protein — MKFLTFTAIVFSALFSAQDFANYAKYEKQNQEIISKNITPNSVLMGDSITEGWFSTDPDFFKKNNFVGRGIGGQVTSQMLLRFREDVIKLKPKRVIILAGTNDIAENQGPISLDKVFGNIVSMAELAKANHIKVVLCSVLPAYNFGWRKDMHPAEKVITLNAMIKSYAGKNQIPYVDYHSQMKDSRNGLDKMYTEDEIHPTAKGYEKMEAILMQKIK; from the coding sequence ATGAAATTCTTAACCTTTACTGCTATTGTATTTTCGGCATTATTTTCCGCGCAGGACTTTGCCAATTATGCAAAATACGAAAAACAAAACCAGGAGATCATATCCAAAAATATAACGCCCAATTCTGTCCTGATGGGAGACTCCATTACAGAAGGATGGTTTTCCACTGATCCGGACTTTTTTAAAAAGAATAACTTTGTAGGAAGAGGGATTGGCGGACAGGTGACATCCCAGATGCTTTTACGATTCAGGGAAGATGTCATTAAATTAAAGCCGAAGCGCGTCATTATTCTTGCCGGAACCAATGATATTGCAGAAAACCAGGGCCCGATTTCTCTGGATAAGGTTTTCGGAAACATTGTCTCCATGGCAGAACTGGCAAAAGCCAATCATATCAAAGTTGTTCTGTGCTCCGTGCTTCCTGCGTATAATTTCGGATGGCGGAAAGATATGCATCCGGCAGAAAAGGTAATCACTCTTAATGCAATGATCAAAAGCTATGCAGGAAAAAACCAGATTCCTTATGTCGACTATCATTCCCAGATGAAAGATTCGCGTAACGGACTGGATAAAATGTACACCGAAGATGAAATCCACCCAACGGCAAAAGGGTATGAAAAGATGGAAGCGATCCTGATGCAGAAAATAAAGTAA
- the pncB gene encoding nicotinate phosphoribosyltransferase has protein sequence MNEVRLNSILDNDFYKITMQNAVVKLFPGSIVKYEFINRGKHQFPEGFDHALREAVNKMAELKLTKEEKKYMARTCPYIDLPYLDFLEGYHYDPSEVKIHQEGSELSVVVEGLWYRTILWEVPLLALISELHYEMNHMERDSNEVVMHKTIEKADSLARLGVTFAEFGTRRRHSYKVQNLVMEALTQKKESTFIGSSNVHFAMKYGVKPIGTHAHEWFMFHAAEYGFKTANDLALEHWVDVYRGDLGVALSDTYTTDVFFQQFDKKFAKLFDGVRHDSGDPLEFADKTIAHYQKHGINPLFKYIIFSDALNLEKVEEITNYCRGKIGISFGIGTNLTNDVGLKPMNIVMKLIGVQAPNLEWIPTVKLSDEHGKYTGDPKMIELAKEFLRIKD, from the coding sequence ATGAATGAAGTACGATTGAATTCCATACTGGATAACGATTTCTATAAAATAACCATGCAGAATGCCGTGGTAAAATTATTTCCCGGCTCCATCGTAAAATATGAATTTATCAACCGTGGCAAACACCAGTTTCCTGAAGGTTTCGATCATGCTTTAAGGGAGGCGGTTAATAAAATGGCCGAACTCAAACTGACGAAAGAGGAAAAGAAATACATGGCAAGAACCTGCCCTTATATCGACCTTCCTTACCTGGATTTCCTTGAAGGTTATCATTATGACCCGTCTGAAGTAAAAATCCATCAGGAAGGAAGTGAACTTTCCGTGGTTGTGGAAGGACTCTGGTACAGGACCATTCTTTGGGAGGTTCCTCTTCTCGCACTCATCAGCGAACTGCATTATGAAATGAACCATATGGAACGCGATTCCAATGAGGTAGTAATGCATAAAACGATTGAGAAAGCTGATTCCCTGGCGAGACTGGGCGTTACTTTTGCAGAATTCGGTACGCGAAGAAGGCATTCCTACAAAGTGCAGAACCTCGTGATGGAGGCTTTAACGCAGAAAAAGGAATCTACCTTCATCGGAAGCTCCAATGTTCATTTCGCCATGAAGTACGGGGTAAAACCTATCGGCACCCATGCCCATGAATGGTTCATGTTCCATGCGGCTGAGTACGGATTCAAAACAGCTAACGATCTTGCCCTTGAACACTGGGTAGATGTATACCGGGGAGATCTGGGAGTAGCACTCTCAGATACCTATACAACGGATGTGTTCTTCCAGCAGTTTGATAAAAAGTTCGCTAAGCTGTTCGATGGAGTACGCCACGACAGCGGGGATCCTCTGGAATTTGCCGATAAGACCATTGCCCACTATCAAAAGCATGGGATCAACCCTTTATTCAAGTACATTATTTTTTCTGATGCCCTTAACCTGGAGAAAGTAGAAGAAATAACCAACTACTGCAGAGGAAAAATCGGGATTTCGTTCGGGATAGGAACCAACCTGACGAATGACGTCGGATTAAAACCCATGAATATCGTGATGAAACTGATCGGCGTACAGGCACCGAACCTGGAATGGATCCCAACTGTAAAGCTTTCCGATGAACACGGAAAATATACCGGCGATCCTAAAATGATCGAACTGGCCAAGGAATTTCTGAGAATAAAAGATTAG
- a CDS encoding Dps family protein gives MKNASIIGLNEADCQQIAEKLNVLLANYSVFYQNTRGSHWNIKGDQFFTLHPKFEELYNSLVLKIDEIAERILTLGAVPAHNYSDYLKVSTIQESTDVSDATVSVQNILNSFKVVIDLQRELLDITEKAGDEGTNSQMSDYITEQEKEVWMYNSYLGK, from the coding sequence ATGAAAAACGCAAGCATTATCGGCCTGAATGAAGCCGACTGTCAGCAAATCGCAGAAAAATTAAATGTACTTCTGGCCAACTATTCCGTATTTTATCAGAATACCAGAGGTTCACACTGGAACATTAAAGGGGATCAGTTTTTTACCCTTCATCCTAAATTCGAAGAATTATATAACAGCCTCGTTCTTAAGATAGATGAGATAGCAGAGAGGATCCTTACCCTCGGTGCTGTACCTGCACATAATTATTCGGATTACTTAAAAGTATCCACGATTCAGGAAAGTACCGACGTTAGCGATGCCACTGTAAGTGTACAGAATATCCTGAATTCATTTAAAGTAGTCATTGACCTGCAGAGAGAGCTCCTTGATATCACTGAAAAAGCAGGTGATGAAGGAACCAATTCCCAGATGAGCGATTATATCACAGAGCAGGAAAAAGAAGTATGGATGTATAATTCCTATCTTGGTAAATAA
- the rpsL gene encoding 30S ribosomal protein S12 produces MPTIQQLVRKGRATLAKKSKSAALDSCPQRRGVCTRVYTTTPKKPNSALRKVARVRLSNGKEVNAYIPGEGHNLQEHSIVLVRGGRVKDLPGVRYHIVRGALDTAGVNGRTQRRSKYGAKRPKPGQAAAAPAKGKKK; encoded by the coding sequence ATGCCTACTATTCAACAATTAGTAAGAAAAGGAAGAGCCACGCTTGCCAAGAAGAGCAAATCGGCTGCCCTAGATTCTTGTCCACAAAGACGTGGCGTATGTACGAGAGTATATACTACCACACCTAAGAAACCTAACTCTGCACTTAGAAAAGTAGCTAGGGTAAGACTTTCTAACGGTAAAGAAGTAAACGCCTACATCCCGGGCGAAGGACATAATCTTCAGGAGCACTCGATAGTATTGGTGAGAGGCGGAAGGGTGAAAGACCTACCGGGAGTACGTTACCACATCGTAAGAGGTGCATTAGACACTGCAGGTGTAAATGGAAGAACACAGAGAAGATCTAAGTACGGAGCTAAGAGACCAAAACCAGGTCAGGCAGCTGCAGCACCAGCTAAAGGAAAGAAAAAATAA
- the rpsG gene encoding 30S ribosomal protein S7, translated as MRKTKAKKRPLLPDPQFNDQLVTRFVNNLMLDGKKSIAFKIFYDALEIVENKKGENEKSSLEIWKDALTNVMPHVEVRSRRVGGANFQIPMPIRADRKISMAMKWLIKYARARNDKSMALKLSNEILAASREEGAAYKKKSDTHKMAEANKAFSHFKF; from the coding sequence ATGAGAAAGACAAAAGCGAAAAAAAGACCGTTGTTACCAGATCCTCAGTTTAATGATCAATTGGTGACTAGATTCGTAAACAATTTGATGCTTGACGGTAAGAAGTCAATCGCATTCAAAATATTCTATGATGCATTGGAAATCGTAGAAAACAAAAAAGGAGAGAATGAGAAATCCTCTCTGGAAATCTGGAAAGATGCCCTTACCAATGTAATGCCTCACGTAGAAGTGCGTTCAAGAAGGGTAGGTGGTGCTAACTTCCAGATCCCTATGCCAATCAGAGCTGACAGAAAAATTTCTATGGCGATGAAATGGTTAATTAAGTATGCAAGAGCAAGAAACGATAAGTCTATGGCACTTAAACTTTCTAACGAAATCCTGGCTGCTTCAAGAGAAGAAGGTGCTGCATACAAAAAGAAATCTGATACTCACAAGATGGCGGAGGCTAACAAAGCTTTCTCACACTTCAAATTCTAA